GATATCCCGTAAAAGAGCAGATTTTAGACAAGAAAACAATTGGTGAAAAAACTAATTAGGGTGTCAAAAATGTTCAGtcttttgaatgataaaatattatgagtATATTGATAGCTTTTCATAAATaatggaaaacattttttattgttctaaaattttgaagaaaataataattaaaaaaagacaattatttactctccattgtaatttatttgaacttgtgtgcttaaactaaaatattctctagataaaaagtataaaaaaattaggttgTAATGTTATCTAGTCGTTACAAAaagataattgtttaaaatggcATACATCAGGTCTTATAGTTATCTTGATTGATTATCCTGAATGGTTATCTTGATTTAAAACACTCTGAGGCAATAGTTTTAGATacaatgaacaataaaatagtttataacaaAACTGCAACTGGATGTTATAAAGAGTTATTACTGTTATAACTGTTTAAATGAagtgttacaaatatttaatgaatttcaattttcagaTGGCCCCCAAGTGAGACTTCCAACATATCAGGAAGTAGCTGCTGGCGAACCTCTCATAGTTAAATGTGAAGTCTTGTCTAAACCTCCTCCTCATATGATCCAATGGCTGAAAGAAGGGGATCCGTACTTCAGGCAAACAGGAGACACTCTACgaattgataaaattactgtagACGATGGTGGACGATATATTTGCCAGGCTGCCACTTCTTTCAGACCTTCAGGTTCTAACATCCAAACTGAAGCTACAGGAAATGGAACAGTTACAGTTAGAATCAAACGTAtgttaagaaaatttgtttgcttaactttaaaatgttaaaaaatatttttttcttgatggaGTCGAAAACTATGATTACACTTACacataattatttctattattccaTGCtgattgaaaagtaaattaagcaGTCTTGTAAGTTAGTTTCACAATTAAGACCTTTAATTTTCTGTAACCAAAGAAATTTACtcgacataaataaaatactaaaaactattttgaagatTACAATTCATATCTGTAAACTTTTTCCAGTTTTAGAATTTACTattgaatttaaactaatataatgataaaaaaattttctttaaatctatcTGTAGgtcatttttgttaatttatacagaaaaatgATTTGTTAAGTGGAATGTAAATTAACTAATCTAATTTTATGATTACAACCTGTTGCTTGTTTAATAACCATCTAATTTTATGACAAACCTGTCTCActaatttctttcaaacaaaatacataCTGAACAGAATGTGATCAAATTAGTGAAATGATCTGGATGCTTGTAACATGTTAGTTATTGTTGTATATTTTTAGTGATTGTGATAtgatttacttaattaaatgtaaattaattagtgTTAACTAATTTATAACCTGTTAGTTATTATAGAATAGAACTTATTATGACCTGTTAgttattatagaatttttgaaagttacatAAGACATTACAGAATATTtagtcaaataaatatattgattaaaacctaatatttttcaaaattctcaaaTCAAAGAATGTATTCTAAATAAAACCATCCAGATTGTAATTAAACGAGTGTAATTAAACGAGGACAACCtgtcaaaatttaacttttttctgtcaAAGGGGACAAAAAAAAGGTTTCCTAGAAGGATTTTAAATCCTCTTTCCTGTTATTTTATCTTAACATTGATTACAAAACTGAtgaaattgtttacatttcagaTAAACCTGGCCAGGCTGAAATCCATCCTTCTCAACCTGTAGCCATTGCTGGTCGACCGTTTACACTCTCTTGCACAGCACACCCTCTTGGATGGCCAGTACCTGAATACAGGTGGTGGAAAGAAGGCCAGCAGAAAGAAGACCTTACTCAGAAACCGAATTATACCCTAATATCAGCTCACATGAGCCATGAAGGTAGATATTTCTGCCAGCCTTTTAATAGTCTTGGAAGGGGTGGATCAGCATCTGTGTATCTAACTGTGCATGGtacgtattttaaataaaaaattaattatataaccTTAATCAAATTtgtgtaaattataatttttatagattgaaattacaattagattttttgtatCGAATTCAGAGATTCCAATTCAGTTTTCTTCTTATCTAATTCCAATTCTTATCTTATGTTGTTCTTATCTAATTCCAATTaggcagtttttttaaaaatctatttgagATATGAATTaggttatttatcttttatatctAGTTTAGGCTTGAATtagatttttctattcaattcaGATTTGAATTAGGtttttttgcacttatttattcagtacacttaaataatatttcttactttttgtaaaaattatggaattgttaattttcaacCTAGCTATTAGCCccaatgctattttaaaattttagatgcctttttttcatttagtttcttGTTGTATTATATctcatagttttgttttaattcctgTATACTCTTATAAAGTATACAAAATTGTATTGAATTATTTGCTAGCCAGTTGAATCTGAAAATTTCCCCTCAAAGTACTCTTCGATTCATCtagcattaatattaaatgttactacttaattattaaaaacaattcaatttatgaaaatttttgtgaGCCCATATTATGTGAGCCTGTGCTTGCTTTGTATAGTATACTTTTTAGTAACACAATTGATATACCCTTTTAAAAGTActgaattgtattaaatatatttacttctaTTACAGAACCAGCATCTATCCTCATACCACTTAGACCTCAAACCATCAAAAAGGACAAAGAAAGAGATTACAGTATAACATGCAGAGCTCGTGGAAAGCCCAAACCAAAAGTCAGGTGGTTACAGAATGGTCAAGAAATATCTGAAGATAGCGGGCTATTCCATATTTCAAATTCTGATAATGTAGAGGACAATAATGCATTCACTGTACAAAGTACTCTGTCGTTTACGGGACCCAGTCGTCGAGAGAATGGCCTCACTCCTGGCGACAGAGGAAGATATACTTGTGAATTTAATAATGGATTTGGCGAGAATGCTAGGTCTGAAATGATGCTCAGAATTGAACGtaagtttaattcatttatagacttcattatataaaatattatgtatggAAGTATATAATGGCGatataactgaaatatattatatactagTATTATATATtggtataatatattagtataatatattaatattatatatttagtattcattttttatcaatatacttcttaaggtaatatttaaaaaatatatataattattagaaaaattagctggtttttaagaaaaagcaagttaattctttaaattttaatttcttttatttaacacatctatattttattttgttcacatACCTAATTtctataactgaaaaataatgaaggAAGCCTGTAAATCTTAGAGTAACTCAAAAGTtctggaaaaaaaggaaatatttattctaaattttaaaaattattaactaatctGCAGAGTTCTTTAGTGCAAGAGCCATGTTTGGCTACACATCAATTCACACTcagtaaaagaaatgtttaaaaagtataattgaataacttttttattgccACTCTTTTCTGTTCCGGGTGATTTCCTAAAATATCttgacataatattttttatcattgtctGTTCTCCATAAGAGGAGCTACCAACAGTTGATatatattgtttgtttgtttaataatgGTAGAacactaaatgttttttttcctaccaTTTCTTGcagtaaagtaaaataactgGTTTCCATAGCTACTGTCCAAACATGTCTACTTTTTAGAGCTCTTCTTATGGTGGTCAAACAGTAATTTGATCAAACATGTACAATTCTTTTCAGTTAAtgtaatcaaataatatattaatggcAAACAACTGAAATTGCTTTCTCGTTGCAGATTCCCCTGTGGTCCGACATACGTACAATCGAGTGGCTTTTGATGTGGGAGAGACCGCTGTTTTGCAGTGCAAAATGCAGGCTTACCCTAGCCCAACATTTGAATGGGTTTCGAGAGGACGTGTTCTGGACGAATATGGGAACTATGGTACGAACATCACAGACCTAGGCGAAGACATATATGCTGGTGTTCTCTCTATTCGAGACATGAAGGAAGAAGACTACGGAGAGTACACGTGTAGAGCTTCCAATCAAGTTGGGGATGACAAGAAAACCATTATCAGGCTTGTTAggaaaggtaaataaaaattttgcactccTATCAATTGGCTTTGCATTGGTTGGGAGGGACAAAATTGAAGCGGATATTGCATTTTCGTCTTTACCACTTTATGCACATTGTCAATGATTTGAAATGTAACTTTTGTTTACATAGAAAATACTGCGAATTTCCTTGAGTTTGTAGGTTATCTGTTGGACAAAGTATGCACTAAGATATATCATAATATTCTATGTCTAGAGCAGGgcatgaaattttagttttaaagggTATAGcctaactaaaatttttgttcatcgctatttttatgtaaaatttttacagttgtagttttgaagaactttttgatggacaaATTGCCATgaaacagtgtttcccaaagtgtggtatgtgtacccccaggggtacgggaacagtttagctaGGATACGCGTTCTtttgcgaaatatcttgcaagaAACGaaagtttcaaacatttatatttaaaagcaaagctagcaataaaaatttatgattacatatttttctattggctattttgtgcagagttaacagttaataattagtggtgtcaacagccagttgtgatttttaacttttgtgcaatttttttatagtaaaggttTGTATTAAATTCTAcgtattttgattgtttttataaaatataatttttatcctgttattaaagcaaaaacaatatcaaccatctcactgatgcaaataaacttattaacacaACTTTGtaccaagaaagaaaaataaacattgtgttaaaaaaaaatatataaatttttttattagtggtacacagctttgcgaaaaatttagaaagggtacataaaagtcataagtttgggaaacactgccataAAAGAATGTAGAATCTGAAAATTGCTGAATagcacaaaatattataaactgtGGCGAATTCTCAGATTTCAGTCTCAGACATCACTTACTCGCCAATCCTAAATATTTGGTCGCTAACTGCAAGCTGACacgtgaaaatgaaattaattatatttattttaagtaggaATAGCTAAGTcttaatgcaaattatttatttattgttaattcttcttttattattttaaacaggtCCTCCTGAGAGGCCTACTCACTTAGAGTTGATAGAAGTTAGTTCAGATAAAGTGACTTTGAGATGGCAAGAAGGATTCAATGGTGGTTTCGCCAACACTGAGTTTTTGGTTACGTATCTCAATACTGAAAATGGTCGACAAATGAATGAGTCCTGTCGGACTCAAAATTTGTGCCAAATCACTGGTATGTATTGATATCacacaagtttttaaatttgatattgcTTATGACTTTCatgcatttttacttttttaaatttattttgtaaaatgtgttGCTTATCATGCTAGAACAACACATATcaatgttaaacaaaaaaaatgattcttttacTCTTGTCAACCAAGAAGTAATATTACTCTAAcgagactttaaaaaaatagaccgAAACTTGCtcataaacacaaataatattcATATCACTTGCGTTTTAGGTATTCTTTAAgttccattttataaaatgagtgCTTTATAATGAAGGAACAGCTGTTGTTAATCAAGTCAAAATTTAAGAGAACAATAAGCTCATAAATGCAAAAACTCACATTACTTAATGTCATAtgttttagtcattttttttatttatttttataaaattagtagcttataaagtaaaaatagctaaaaccaattaagtcaaaattaaaaggaatagGCAACCTCAAAcaaaaattcactaaaaaaaaacataatttataaaacttctttttgtaatatttttttttaggatttcGAAACatcgttaaaaatgttttcaatgttagcattatttttaaagtaaacttcaaaaataatctaACGATTTTTAACTTGGAAGgagattaatttttcattgttcttaGGTCTCTCTGCAAATACAGAATATCACTTCAAAGTTTTGGCTGTTAATCCCCGTGGTTATAGTCCATATTCAGAAGAGCTGTCTGTTACAACTAAAGGTACTTAGTATTTAAATGTTCAATGTAGCAGTAGatacattttgtattaaacattaattaaatatttattatttaattcaatattgatCCATTTATGATTGGAAGCAAAACTTATTTGTGTGTTGTGGATAAAACTTTATCAATTTAAtccttaatattgttttttatttgtgtttaattcattttaaaagcatggAATATTCAGTGCATGTATGTTGAAATCATAGTGTATTTCATGCATGTAAAATATATGTGTGCTCAGGCAAGTTAGACCAATGCATGTTGCTAAAGCTGGTTAGTTAATATAATTGTGATAAATAACAGTTAACTAAATATATGTTTGTATTGTAGGCTAATTGGTAAATCTGGCTATTTGCAAACAGTCAAAATTTCTCGTATTTTGCAATGTGCCATGCTAATTGGAAAAGTCAGTTGTTTCTAATCAGTCGAACACTATTTAGGCTTGTTGCAATGAGCCCAGATGCTTTTAGGCTACTAAGAAAATATAGCATTCATTCCTCAATTAGCCTGATAAATTTCAGGAAGTATGCCAGAATTGTTAAGgcttattacaaatttattaaactttgcaGATTGCCTTATTTTACTATGTGCCATGCTGGTTGAAAAAGTCTCCACTATTTTCTGATCAAACCAACACTTTTTAGATTTATGGCAATGAACCCAGATATTTTTAGGCTCATTcgaaaatctataatttatatcttaataagCCCGATTTATTTCAAGCAGTTTTCAAGAAATCCAGAGCAATGCTTTTTCAAAgtttacgaaaattattttaatagtttctttttcttttttttttgtaattaaaatataggcTGATTGTAAGAAATCTAAGAAGTATCACACATACTAAAAAATACTTCTGACTTAGGTGATTAGCATAAAGCATTGTAAAACCCTTGTGACGTTTGCAAATAGACTAATTCTACAATTAGCTTAAGACATACGTAAATAGCTCTCCGatcaaaattttgcttaaattttttaataaaaactctgCATAGTGTGAATACATTAATATGCTTGTTTGTGTTGTATTGTGgcttttcatttattagttGAAATTGTTAGTATAATTCTTAATGTTTCAATTAAGcgattataacaattataagaTAACAATTATGCgtttataataaacatttgaCCATACAAATTAACAGCtggtacaaaaataattattctgtgACGAATTGCAACATGCTTGAAGAAAAGtgtgcaaagtttttttttacttttgcattGATCTAACAATACTAACCCTTCAaggaatttacaattttaaaatttcctttcttttttaaaataattgtattcttTAATTACACTGCTGTAAATGCTTTTTAAGACtacttactaatttttatatttctttctttttttacagtgaatttAAGAGGTAAGCATAAGACTTTAATaacaattactgatttttttcccttatttttttcttctcgtaaaacaattgatatttttgtacCAGCTGTTCATATTCctgttttatcatttaatagtTGGTGTGCTTAATTGTAGCTTTTAATGCTCTATGTTTTTGATGTTTCTTAAGTggtagctatattttttttggtgctaaatttaatactttcattgtgcatttgtacatttattttattatattttttaaaatttatgtggttttctgtaaattttgtaatgtctggcctgttattaaaatatctccAATATcctataatctttttttcttcctaaatatTATCATTGATTAATGAATAACGTTAATTTTCTATCTCACAGTGCTAagtatattatttctaaaaagattTCCTTAATATTTGTGAGTTTGAGTATTGCTTACATGgcttttagttactttttttatttaattaatttgatgcattatatgtattattttgctctttgatgaaaaaaatcttgtaacCTTCTTATTAATTGTTTAGCATTCCAAAAGTtgatttctcctaatacttgatctaagagctcccttgtcttctggattgggttcaaaattacaaggctacgtagttgaacattagtagttgtatacccaaaaattgggtcagctgttcaacactggttataaaaaaaatatgttgggaaaacttaattatttttcaatttagttactaaataaaagattttctatAAACACAACTCTTAATAGAATGAAATATGaaaccttattaaaattttgaaaacaatttgcaCATTAGGGATtggaaactaatatttaagtgagtaagaaaaggaaaatcatATCAAAATCTAAGAAATTTAAGGACAGCTCCAAAAGCATGAAAACCTGTTTGATTATCTGAGAAAACAAAAGCATGAAAAGCAATTATTAGGAAGCCTTCCAAGTTTCGTCAAGCAATCAAATcggttttagtttttttcactCTCTAGTGATTTGGTTTCTTTACCATTAAAGTGTAtacttcatttcattttcagtaAGAATTCTGAAGTGCATATTAAAAGTCATCATTTACTTATAATATCTACACTAAAGAGTTTAATTGTAACTTAAACCTATGGGAGCTATTAAACCTAATTAGACAATACTCATATccataatttacatttaactgCACtaagaaatatacatataaaaatgtcTGAAGATCGTAATTGcatgttttctaataaaaaagataaaatcttatatttttcataatctttGTGTTTagcttttctaattttcatatttatataaagtatCTATCTCGTagtttatttgatataaatattcataGTGCATGTGCTTAATAGAATATCTTTTATTGCAGACATGCCAAGACCAACAGAAGCACAATATGATCGTGATACTGGCTATCTTACATTTCATGTTGaattaagttcattaaaattgttGGCGAAGGtaactataaaataacatatattttttaaataagttaaataatgatgaaaataatatcatttaatttctctcaataattctgataaaagatatttttccaaattattttagatcttcaaatttatttaagttttccaTTTGCacaatatgtataaaatattcttatttttttaagttacagtAAATGCTCGATGTAACAAGTATGGTGTATTACAAGAGGTACACTATTGCAACAATTTTTCAAGTCTCtgcaaaaatgataatattaaagTCACAAAAATTAGGAGGACAAACAACAACTTTACAAACAATTATTACAAACTTACTacaattatgacaaaaaaatttttcgagggaaaacatttttatgccatttaagtgttcaattttaaatggaaaacagCAAATTgcgacatttttatttctgttaatatTATAGAAAAGTGAAAATGAACATCATATCACCTTATTTTAACCCTTTAGCTTATAATAAGCAAATGTGTGAGCGTCTACGGGCCTAGTTGTAACTTTCTTTACAAATGTTTCTCTTAGGAAACCTGTGAAATActtaagaaattgaaatcaaCATTCTGTATTATCAATGatgttgaaaacttaattttatcttttagtcTAAGCTACCCCAGACCaggttgtaatttttattaaacaagttTCTTTTAGAAAACCTGCCAAACACTTTGAAAGAATCCTTCTTTTACAAACTGCTGATTATAATTCCTGACAGCTTAAAGTAGAAATCAACATTCCATGCTATCAATCACTTCAAAAACTACTACTGCATTTCATGTTATCTTTTAGTCTTTTTTACTGCTATTTTATGTTGTGTATTTGAATATATTGATAATTCTACCTGCTACTTTGATTTATcaaaatggaattaattttattttatttatattttgaaatttcaaatggttctaatatttatttttcagattgagGCTAGACCTGTGGGATCAGAGATGTGGGTCCTACAGACTGTGATCTCGGTCATTAGACCCATAGAGAAAGTGCAGTTAAGCCCTCCTGATGAGGGATTTTCTGATGTGCGTGTCAAACTTTGTCTTGATAGTAATGACTCTTGGTGTGGTGATGCCAAATTGGCAAATCCTTTTGAAGGTAAgctaaagaagaagaaaaattatataaagaaaaatcacacaaatataagatattttttaaacatgcttcAGGGTAcgtagagtttttaaaaagtgcttatttttgatttgcattttttaaaagcccttaaagatgcttttttttattggatgttcttaaaaagtgttaaaattttcctttaccCTGTTGATTTTTgccacatattatgcaaaaagactCTGTTCATATTGTTGTATTcgacgttttcacaattaattcgaCCCCAATATATTTCAATGTACCGTCGGTCcttagcgtatgaaaacgccattcgtttNTATttttgatttgcattttttaaaagcccttaaagatgctttttttattggatgttcttaaaaagtgttaaaattttcctttaccCTGTTGATTTTTgccacatattatgcaaaaagactctgttcatattgttctattcaacgttttcacaattaattcgaCCCCAATCTATTTCAATGTACTGTCGGTCcttagcgtatgaaaacgccattcgtttaaTCTTTCAAGATGccataatttttgacaattgtcaaaaacaatgccaatttttattttatttttttgacatgacggttaagtctggataaaaccgtcaattgtcaaaaacttgccaaacctgccaaattatattttttgaatagtgcttattttttgttgaaaaatttggctacttGAATAAGTTTTAACTAGGAGGCATaagtaaatgttaatattaagttcatgaaatattaaaattggtgAAGCGATTCTCCATGTGTAAggacatgtaattattatttctaaaagctcttaaaattttatttaaaagacattatTCATTCTATATGATTAATGTGCTTGAATAAATTCTGagatgaaagaaaacaaaactatattattaCATCTAGTAATATGTATATTACTCAAATTGGTGATAAAATATATCCAAACATTAATAAGTTTCGTGCATAAGTATTCCTAAAATTAGAAAGATTGCTACGTAGTTAgttacaatttttcataaatttaaagtataaggATAAATTGCCATTATAAATCTGTTATACTTTAACCTTCCAAGCATTGAATGCCTGGAAAaatctgtacaaaaattatCCTCCtgtgcaatatttttctatttaaataccattatgGAACAGGTTTTTTGTAGCAGGAAATGAAAACCTGCATCTGAAAGTTCGGAAAAAGCTGGTACTAAGAGCATCAGCATTAATACTACAGAGCTCAGagcattaatactttttttaatgttcctgTTAAATTAagagttcattaaaaattatgtcttgTAAAAGAGTTtccatattaatatttattatttctagtagaagagttaataatttttggtggaatagtttctatattttaattactttagagttatatattgtttctttccatgttaataaattaaaatgctaatttttttttataaattagtttccATATTATTACTTTCTACTGTTTCTTGTTGTAgcgttattaataattttttataataaaacattaatgctAATTGTCTCTTGTAAATGAGtttccatattattaataatttattgcttcttgtagaaaagttattaataatctTTAGAACTGAAcactaattgttttttatacaacagtttctgaatttttattaatttatctttagaGTTATTTTGTATcttgtaaaattatcaatatttatagattaaaacGCTAATTGTCTCTTGTAAATTACtttccatattattaatattgttttttttttaatagaaaagtcattaatagttttttattaatatgcctttaaagttttttgtttatttgtaaaattatcaaaattaatagattaaaattctACTTGTTTCTTGTAGAAGAGCTTCCAAATCCCAAAGATTCTAGAGCTGGTTTACCAACTGAGGCTGTCATGAT
Above is a window of Parasteatoda tepidariorum isolate YZ-2023 chromosome 5, CAS_Ptep_4.0, whole genome shotgun sequence DNA encoding:
- the LOC107451685 gene encoding cell adhesion molecule Dscam2 isoform X1, with protein sequence MTNRTAGRCCLLSSVLFLDLFLRILFLFVDGCRFLDWCSEVSVYLQVRVLLGIFKNMLVDLCTMDIMIARLCNIVRILDITTGCCSGQVMLGDSRDVVQGESLRLPCRFHSALGSSTTLYFWSRVNKDGKDNAAINAAALDPHYNIDFSPQEGKYDLLISQANYDKDNGKFECWLKEGGSGVDIYSVSYVVTVLIVPGEPRITPPKPIAREGESTALTCSSEGGSPDPTIRWYRDGVLLQGMVQKGGSRERPTSSVLTITPRLEDDDSIYRCVVWNRALREDQKLETSVSLRVHYSPRITVGPSNPLNVLENTDAHLSCNVIASPPVRSVRWLRNGMLISNTLNHTIRGVTSEDSGIYSCIAENGIGEPTQANLELSVLYGPQVRLPTYQEVAAGEPLIVKCEVLSKPPPHMIQWLKEGDPYFRQTGDTLRIDKITVDDGGRYICQAATSFRPSGSNIQTEATGNGTVTVRIKHKPGQAEIHPSQPVAIAGRPFTLSCTAHPLGWPVPEYRWWKEGQQKEDLTQKPNYTLISAHMSHEGRYFCQPFNSLGRGGSASVYLTVHEPASILIPLRPQTIKKDKERDYSITCRARGKPKPKVRWLQNGQEISEDSGLFHISNSDNVEDNNAFTVQSTLSFTGPSRRENGLTPGDRGRYTCEFNNGFGENARSEMMLRIEHSPVVRHTYNRVAFDVGETAVLQCKMQAYPSPTFEWVSRGRVLDEYGNYGTNITDLGEDIYAGVLSIRDMKEEDYGEYTCRASNQVGDDKKTIIRLVRKGPPERPTHLELIEVSSDKVTLRWQEGFNGGFANTEFLVTYLNTENGRQMNESCRTQNLCQITGLSANTEYHFKVLAVNPRGYSPYSEELSVTTKDMPRPTEAQYDRDTGYLTFHVELSSLKLLAKIEARPVGSEMWVLQTVISVIRPIEKVQLSPPDEGFSDVRVKLCLDSNDSWCGDAKLANPFEEELPNPKDSRAGLPTEAVMISIVIGGVVFLLVIILSICCCWKKRVNHKEKKDFEMETTNPRPKAVTPPYFPDGVVNKGLESVTDDMTKAGIYTTNTSGINGGINGHIPSGSHLNSGMMYNPDPDTSPCSALDHSEPWLKPTDELGTEGSYQPYDSRLPNGYFYPEDYQPLTEDLMNIKNRDHIHSPYYDVSGLPDPYAMGEEDKPQHISLSYDESHESGYSTPNSRSRRVIREIIV
- the LOC107451685 gene encoding neural cell adhesion molecule 1 isoform X4, producing the protein MVQKGGSRERPTSSVLTITPRLEDDDSIYRCVVWNRALREDQKLETSVSLRVHYSPRITVGPSNPLNVLENTDAHLSCNVIASPPVRSVRWLRNGMLISNTLNHTIRGVTSEDSGIYSCIAENGIGEPTQANLELSVLYGPQVRLPTYQEVAAGEPLIVKCEVLSKPPPHMIQWLKEGDPYFRQTGDTLRIDKITVDDGGRYICQAATSFRPSGSNIQTEATGNGTVTVRIKHKPGQAEIHPSQPVAIAGRPFTLSCTAHPLGWPVPEYRWWKEGQQKEDLTQKPNYTLISAHMSHEGRYFCQPFNSLGRGGSASVYLTVHEPASILIPLRPQTIKKDKERDYSITCRARGKPKPKVRWLQNGQEISEDSGLFHISNSDNVEDNNAFTVQSTLSFTGPSRRENGLTPGDRGRYTCEFNNGFGENARSEMMLRIEHSPVVRHTYNRVAFDVGETAVLQCKMQAYPSPTFEWVSRGRVLDEYGNYGTNITDLGEDIYAGVLSIRDMKEEDYGEYTCRASNQVGDDKKTIIRLVRKGPPERPTHLELIEVSSDKVTLRWQEGFNGGFANTEFLVTYLNTENGRQMNESCRTQNLCQITGLSANTEYHFKVLAVNPRGYSPYSEELSVTTKDMPRPTEAQYDRDTGYLTFHVELSSLKLLAKIEARPVGSEMWVLQTVISVIRPIEKVQLSPPDEGFSDVRVKLCLDSNDSWCGDAKLANPFEEELPNPKDSRAGLPTEAVMISIVIGGVVFLLVIILSICCCWKKRVNHKEKKDFEMETTNPRPKAVTPPYFPDGVVNKGLESVTDDMTKAGIYTTNTSGINGGINGHIPSGSHLNSGMMYNPDPDTSPCSALDHSEPWLKPTDELGTEGSYQPYDSRLPNGYFYPEDYQPLTEDLMNIKNRDHIHSPYYDVSGLPDPYAMGEEDKPQHISLSYDESHESGYSTPNSRSRRVIREIIV
- the LOC107451685 gene encoding cell adhesion molecule Dscam2 isoform X2 gives rise to the protein MTNRTAGRCCLLSSVLFLDLFLRILFLFVDGCRFLDWCSEVSVYLQVRVLLGIFKNMLVDLCTMDIMIARLCNIVRILDITTGCCSGQVMLGDSRDVVQGESLRLPCRFHSALGSSTTLYFWSRVNKDGKDNAAINAAALDPHYNIDFSPQEGKYDLLISQANYDKDNGKFECWLKEGGSGVDIYSVSYVVTVLIVPGEPRITPPKPIAREGESTALTCSSEGGSPDPTIRWYRDGVLLQGMVQKGGSRERPTSSVLTITPRLEDDDSIYRCVVWNRALREDQKLETSVSLRVHYSPRITVGPSNPLNVLENTDAHLSCNVIASPPVRSVRWLRNGMLISNTLNHTIRGVTSEDSGIYSCIAENGIGEPTQANLELSVLYGPQVRLPTYQEVAAGEPLIVKCEVLSKPPPHMIQWLKEGDPYFRQTGDTLRIDKITVDDGGRYICQAATSFRPSGSNIQTEATGNGTVTVRIKHKPGQAEIHPSQPVAIAGRPFTLSCTAHPLGWPVPEYRWWKEGQQKEDLTQKPNYTLISAHMSHEGRYFCQPFNSLGRGGSASVYLTVHEPASILIPLRPQTIKKDKERDYSITCRARGKPKPKVRWLQNGQEISEDSGLFHISNSDNVEDNNAFTVQSTLSFTGPSRRENGLTPGDRGRYTCEFNNGFGENARSEMMLRIEHSPVVRHTYNRVAFDVGETAVLQCKMQAYPSPTFEWVSRGRVLDEYGNYGTNITDLGEDIYAGVLSIRDMKEEDYGEYTCRASNQVGDDKKTIIRLVRKGPPERPTHLELIEVSSDKVTLRWQEGFNGGFANTEFLVTYLNTENGRQMNESCRTQNLCQITGLSANTEYHFKVLAVNPRGYSPYSEELSVTTKDMPRPTEAQYDRDTGYLTFHVELSSLKLLAKIEARPVGSEMWVLQTVISVIRPIEKVQLSPPDEGFSDVRVKLCLDSNDSWCGDAKLANPFEEELPNPKDSRAGLPTEAVMISIVIGGVVFLLVIILSICCCWKKRVNHKEKKDFEMETTNPRPKAVTPPYFPDGVVNKGLESVTDDMTKAGMMYNPDPDTSPCSALDHSEPWLKPTDELGTEGSYQPYDSRLPNGYFYPEDYQPLTEDLMNIKNRDHIHSPYYDVSGLPDPYAMGEEDKPQHISLSYDESHESGYSTPNSRSRRVIREIIV